The DNA window GGTCCCCTCCGGGTAGACGATGATCCAGCGGCCATCCGCCAGGCGGGCCCGCCCCTGGTCGAGCATCTGCTGCATGGCCTCCTTGCGGGCCGAACGGTCGATGGCGATGGGCGACAGCATGCCCAGAGCCCAACCCACCATGGGCACCTTGAGCAGCTCCTTCTTCAGAACCCATGTCTGGGGATTGAACCAGTACTGGGGTGCCAGCGTTTCCCAGGCTGACTGGTGCTTGCACATGACCACGCACGGCTTCTCGGGAATGTTCTCCTCGCCCTCGATCTCGTAGCGGATGCCGCAGGCAACGCGGGTCCACCAGAGCAAGCCGAAGCTCCATTGCAGGAAGAACCAGTAGCGGCGGTAGTAGGGAAGGAACAGCGCAATGATGATGCCGATGGTGCCAAAGAACAG is part of the Aquisalimonas asiatica genome and encodes:
- a CDS encoding lysophospholipid acyltransferase family protein, whose protein sequence is MVDKHHPPLLQRTTGEKIRAIPRSALWLIGAMVWTLFFGTIGIIIALFLPYYRRYWFFLQWSFGLLWWTRVACGIRYEIEGEENIPEKPCVVMCKHQSAWETLAPQYWFNPQTWVLKKELLKVPMVGWALGMLSPIAIDRSARKEAMQQMLDQGRARLADGRWIIVYPEGTRIPAGYSGQYRRGGAVLAWETGTPVVPVAHNAGESWPRNSLLKYPGVIRVRIGKPMQPTTAPSADAFLDEIREWIESNTRELSQVYEEPAPSAGASTGGR